Genomic DNA from Vreelandella subglaciescola:
AAAGGCGCTACGTCCGCGTTCCACTTGGGAATAACGTTGGATAGCGACTTAATTGCTTGAGCGCAGAAAAAATCGGGTGAAGTTGGCACAATAAAGTAATCGCTACTCATTAGAAGACATTCATTGAGAGCGCCGACACTTGGACTCATATCGATTAGTACATATTCAAATCCATGCGTTTCACCAGTTAAACGAAGCAACTCGCCAATGCTGCCCGGCAGGTTTTTAATTGCTGGGATAGCTGTACTGGTAGTTAGCGCGACACTCATCTGGGTTTCCATCTCGGAAAGAGCCAAGTTGCCACAGTATAAATAGAGGTTATCATTCCCTGTTTTTACCGGATTTCCTGGTTGAAGTCCGGTTAGCCTCCCTGACATAACTGGCCGGAGACCTGCTGAAAGATCGCTTCCGGGATTCTCTTTATAGAAGTCCTCGATATCCCTGACTGAATTATAGTCAAGAACTAAAGCCGTTAAATTACATTGGGGATCCGCATCGACGATTAACGTTTTGTGGCCTTTATCAGCTAGTTGCCATCCAAGATTAAAGGTTGTGGTTGTTTTGCTAACACCGCCCTTATGACTAAATAGGGAAAGTAACTTCATTTTTTTCTCCAGCTGTATAACGCCCGCAACAGCGGAAATTTAGGAGCGCTAGCGAGTAAATTTTCCGATTGCTTGCGCTTGTTAACATTTTACAGTGTGTGGTTAGCAACATCGCTCAACTTATGCTTGTTTATCATCGATCGAGCCATTTCACCAAACTCATTTTCGAGTTCCGAAAATATATGAGCAGTTCTTGGACTTATCAAAGGATTCATTTCAGAAGCAGGAATATTATACTTAATTGGTTCTTTTCTAAACTCGTAGCCCCAGTTTGCGATAGCAGCGAGATTTAATGCAATTTTTGTATTCTTGATTTTATTCCAGATCTCTCTTTGCTGCTCTACAGGCATCCTTTCGCCAAGAGTAATTGATTTTATCGCATCCATGGGAACATCCTTTACATAAACTGGAAAGCCGTTATAGTCACCAACCTTTTTACATTCAGATAGATTTCTAACGATTCTATATTCCTGCTCGTATTCCCAATCCTTGGGCTTTACACAAAGCTCCGCTATAGGAATCGGAGATTCACCACTTAAATAAGAACCAATATCCTTCTTAGGCCTATACTCTCGATACTCTATATCAAATAAACCCGTAAAAAATTCATGCTCTTCATCAAATTCAATAACAGCCCCTGAGTACTCACCGGCATAGTGTGACCACATTAGAAGAGATGATTCATTTTTGGATAAGCATAGAATACCAACGGACTGATTCAGCGAGCTTAAAATCTTTCTGGAGTTAATGTCATTGCAATGATCGGACTCAAAATCAATTGCCAATTCTCCAACACTTGGTTGCCTTCTGGGTGCACCGACGTCAAAGTTAATAGGGATATCTTTGGGTTCGAAATCATACGGAACATGTAATTCCGGAACCATTTCAAACGGATCATTGAATGCCCCAGGTTGAGTAAATCTAACACTTCCATCTAAAACTCTCATCGTATTCTCATGTGTCAAATACTTGTATAGAGGCACAATCTCTCCTTGAGTGTTAACGCCTTGCTAAGCGGACTAAAGCAGGGCAGTATTTTTGCGGTCTTTTTTGCAAAAATGATGAGCTGTTTTAGTTCCGTTTAAGCAACTTGTTAGGCTATGTGTGGATTATTTACCAACTCAATGAGCTTTTACTAGCCTTAAGATTTTCTTGATACATCATAAATATATTCGTATAACTACACATATCTAAACCACTATTACAGTAATCTTTAATTACACGATCCATTATTTTTCTGTTTTTTGCTTGAGAGGCATTTTTAAATGCAGTTAAATTTTCACCTTCCATCATTCTTAGTGTTGTTGATTGACACATATCCAAGCCACTATCACAATAGTCTTTTTTTACGCGCGCTTTAACAATTTTAATAACTCTATTTTTTTGAGCCTCAGAGCCATCAAAGTCCATTGGATGGATGAAATCAGCAAAGGCATTAAAAGAAAAGAATAAGCAAACTAAAAGTAATAATCCCGCCTTATTCACCGGGCTGAGACAGAAAAGAAGATGGCGAGCAGTTTCTCTTGTAGAATCAATATGTTCCTAACCGAACTTGACTCAAGAGGACCACTCGCCATGGGTGAAAGCCTATCCCCCTGGACCCCGTCATGCAACGGGTCCATCCGCGTCGAGCTCAGCGGCCATCGCACCACCAGCGACAGCGGTGCTTTGCTGTTGCGTGAAGCCCTCGACAACAGCGGCATGATCGATGCGCTGGACGACCATCTGGTCGATCATCGCGACCCGGATCGCGTCCGCCACTCGTTAGCCAGCCAGCTGCGTACCCTGGTGCTGCAGCGTTCGATGGGCTGGATCGACCTCAGCGATACCGATACGCTTCGCCGTGACCCGCTCTGGCAGCTAGCCTGCAGTGATGCCCGCGGGACAACGCCGTTGGCTCAGGACCGGCCATCTCAAGCGACGCTGTCGCGGCTGCTGACGTGCCTGGGCCGCGACGACAATATCGATACCGTGCATGAGGGCCTGCTGCGGCTGGCGGTCTGGCGACTGACCTCGCTGAACGGCGGCGAACGCCCCGAGCATCTGACGCTGGACATCGACGGCTTGCCGATCGACGTTCACGGCCACCAGGGCGGTTCGGCGTTTCATGGACTTTACGGGGCCAGAATCTACTCGCCTTTGGTGGCCTCGCTGGCAGAGACCGGCGACATGGTGGGCGGCCTGCTGCGTGAAGGTAACGCCGGCCCAGCCGAGAATGCCGATACCTGGATCCCACATCTGGTGCGGCGACTCAACGAGAGCACCGGGGCCAAGGTCAAGGTGCGCATCGACGCCGGCTTCACCGACAACGACACGCTTGAGGCGCTGGAAGATCGCGACATCGAGTATCTGGGCCGGTTGCGCAGTCATACGGGCCTGCAGACACTGGCAGCGCCACATCTGAAGCGGCCACGCGGCCGGCCCCCCGAGCAACCTCGGGAATGGTGCCATGACCTGGCGTACCAAGCCGGTACCTGGCCGGCGCCGCGGCGCGTGGTGCTGGTGGTACAAGAGCGGCCCGATGATCTGCTGCTGCATGCCTTCTTTTTGGTCACCAATCTCGGCAAGTTCGACTGGCCGCCGGAAAAGGTCCTGGCGCTTTATCGCAAGCGCGGCAGCGCCGAAGCCCACATGGGCGAGGTGAAGTCGTCGCTCGATATGCATCTCTCCTCGACTGATCGCGGTGTCTCCACCGTCCAGGACGTCATGGCCCGCAACGAGGTAAACCTGCTGCTGACTCTCTGCGCTTATCAGGTGCTACACGGGCTGCGTTGCCTGTTGGAACGACAGACCCGGCAGGGCTGGAGCCTGAAGCGGATGCGCGAGCAGGTGCTCAAGGTGGCCGCCACGCTGACAGTGCACGCCCGGCGTATCACCGTGCACCTCGGCGATGCCGCCGACAAATGGTGGCCATCCTTACTGAAGGGGTTGCCGCGGCTGACGGCATTGACCTGACACGTCGCATTACTCAGCCTTTTCCAGCAGACAAAACGGCCACTATGGAGGCCGACGACCACGGCTGCGCCGTCACTCGAAACCAATGAACTTCAGTTATAAATATCACGGCATTGATACGATAAAGCTATGTGCTAATCGGCTACTCAGCGACCGTATGACATAAAAGCCGGTCGGTCCCGGTCACCACGGGACGTAAAACGCTCGTTCGGCGTCCTGATGAATAAGGCGGGATAATTTTTTCATTGTAAACTCCATAATGTAAACACTCTAACCCGCCTAATTCACCGGGCTGAGACAGAAAAGAAGATGGCGAGCAGTTTCTCTTGTAGAATCAAGATGTTCCTGAACGAACACAATTCAAGAGGACCACTCGCCATGGGTGAAAGCTTATCCCCCTGGACCCCGTCATGCAACGGGTCCATCCGCGTCGAGCTCAGCGGCCATCGCACCACCAGCGACAGCGGTGCTTTGCTGTTGCGTGAAGCCCTCGACAACAGCGGCATGATCGATGCGCTGGACGACCATCTGGTCGATCACCGCGACCCGGATCGCGTCCGCCACTCGTTAGCCAGCCAGCTGCGTACCCTGGTGCTGCAGCGTTCGATGGGCTGGATCGACCTCAGCGATACCGATACGCTTCGCCGTGACCCGCTCTGGCAGCTAGCCTGCAGTGATGCCCGCGGGACAACGCCGTTGGCTCAGGACCGGCCATCTCAAGCGACGCTGTCGCGGCTGCTGACGTGCCTGGGCCGCGACGACAATATCGATACCGTGCATGAGGGCCTGCTGCGGCTGGCGGTCTGGCGACTGACCTCGCTGAACGGCGGCGAACGCCCCGAGCATCTGACGCTGGACATCGACGGCTTGCCGATCGACGTTCACGGCCACCAGGGCGGTTCGGCGTTTCATGGACTTTACGGGGCCAGAATCTACTCGCCTTTGGTGGCCTCGCTGGCAGAGACCGGCGACATGGTGGGCGGCCTGCTGCGTGAAGGTAACGCCGGCCCAGCCGAGAATGCCGATACCTGGATCCCACATCTGGTGCGGCGACTCAACGAGAGCACCGGGGCCAAGGTCAAGGTGCGCATCGACGCCGGCTTCACCGACAACGACACGCTTGAGGCGCTGGAAGATCGCGACATCGAGTATCTGGGCCGGTTGCGCAGTCATACGGGCCTGCAGACACTGGCAGCGCCACATCTGAAGCGGCCACGCGGCCGGCCCCCCGAGCAACCTCGGGAATGGTGCCATGACCTGGCGTACCAAGCCGGTACCTGGCCGGCGCCGCGGCGCGTGGTGCTGGTGGTACAAGAGCGGCCCGATGATCTGCTGCTGCATGCCTTCTTTTTGGTCACCAATCTCGGCAAGTTCGACTGGCCGCCGGAAAAGGTCCTGGCGCTTTATCGCAAGCGCGGCAGCGCCGAAGCCCACATGGGCGAGGTGAAGTCGTCGCTCGATATGCATCTCTCCTCGACTGATCGCGGTGTCTCCACCGTCCAGGACGTCATGGCCCGCAACGAGGTAAACCTGCTGCTGACTCTCTGCGCTTATCAGGTGCTACACGGGCTGCGTTGCCTGTTGGAACGACAGACCCGGCAGGGCTGGAGCCTGAAGCGGATGCGCGAGCAGGTGCTCAAGGTGGCCGCCACGCTGACAGTGCACGCCCGGCGTATCACCGTGCACCTCGGCGATGCCGCCGACAAATGGTGGCCATCCTTACTGAAGGGGTTGCCGCGGCTGACGGCATTGACCTGACACGTCGCATTACTCAGCCTTTTCCAGCAGACAAAACGGCCACTATGGAGGCCGACGACCACGGCTGCGCCGTCACTCGAAACCAATGAACTTCAGTTATAAATATCACGGCATTGATACGATAAAGCTATGTGCTAATCGGCTACTCAGCGACCGTATGACATAAAAGCCGGTCGGTCCCGGTCACCACGGGACGTAAAACGCTCGTTCGGCGTCCTGATGAATAAGGCGGGTCTAAAATAGCCTAACAGGTATTAGGCCGCGTGCTCGTATAATAACTTGAACGAGCGGGCTTCTTTAACAATGTTATGCTGCGCGTTGCTCATGGTATAACCGTTTGAAATTAATAAAAATAAAAAATATCACGGCAACATAACACCAATCACTGCAGCCTTCTGCCTAACCCAGATAAGCGCGCACGCTGCTTCTGCTGGCGACGTTTCGTTTACCTTAGCGTTTGCAGGGCAGGGTGTCACTGATTGTGATCAAGATTTTTCTGCTGAATGGCCGAGGCTAGGCGTGCCGGCACCCAATGCAAAACGGCTGCCCGTGGGCAGCCGTTTGATTATGCGTCTTGCGCTTGTTTCACCCGAATCGTATCAGGCGTCGGGCAGGTCGAGCGCTTTTTGCGCGGCGGGCCAGGCGGGGTCGCCGCTGCGGGTGGTGACGCCGTCAAGAAACGCTTTGACCTGTGCGGGGTTATCCCGCAGCCAGTCAAGTGCGACTTCTTCGGGCGGGCGTTCTTCATAGCTGAAGCCGCTGATCATCGCACTTTGCTGATCGGCGCTGAACACCAGCTGTTCGAGCAGGCGGGTCGCGTTGGGGTTTTCGTCGGCGAACGTCGGGGTAATCAGCGTGCGTACGTCGCTGCGGCCGCCGTCGGGGCCCCAGGCGTCTTTGGGGTCATCCAGAAACTTGATCGCGTATTCGATGCTCGCCCAGTGCGGTGTCCAGGCGTAGAAGACGATCCATTCGTCGCGTTTCATCATCGATTTGGCCTGGCTGAACATGCCCGAGGCCGAGGTTTCCGAGAGGTCCCACTCGTCCAGGCAGTAGGTGCCGTTATCCTGCATGTCGGCGAGCAAGTCGCTAGTCCCCGAGCCGATCTCGATGGAGTAGATCGTGCCGCCGGCCTTGTCCTGCAGGTCCTTGCTGCACAGGTCTTTTCCCGAGGTAATGCCTTTTTCATGCATGTAGTCGGGCACTACAAAGCCCAGGCGGGCGCCGTCAACGTTGTTGCCAAGGTCGATCAGCTTGTTTTTGCCCTGGGTCGCGGTGTCGTACATCCCCTGCTGGGCAGGTAGCCAAGCGGCCAGATAGACGTCGAGTTCGTCTTCGCTCATTGCCTGGTAGGCGATGGTAGCGCCGATTTCCTGCTGTTTTGGCGCGTAGCCAAGCGCTTCAAATAGCGTAGCGGCAAGCTGGCTTTTGACGGTAACACCGGGCCAGGGGGGCACGGCAAAACGCACGGCGGCGGGTTCTTCGGCGCCGTTTTCGGCGCTGAAAGCCAGCGGTGCGGCGAGCAGCGAGACGCCAAGGGCGCAGGCACTAAGGCCCGTGATACCGGCGTTTTTATGAAGGGCAGTGTGATGTGACGGGCGTAAGCATGATTTCATTCAGGTTCCTTTCAGTTGCTGCGGTACGCACGACCTTAGACTCACCCTGTAGAAAGCGCAACGTAAAACGGCCCGCCAAAAGGCGAGCCGTTGAGCTGACAAGGCGCGGATTAGCGCACCGGCTTAACGCCAGCCGACGCGGTCAAAGATGCGTACCGCTTCGGGGTTGTTTTCCCCGAGTACGCTGACGTTAACGTCGTCTTTCTTGAAGTTGCCCCAGGATTCCAGCACCGGATCCTTGCGGATACCTTCAACCACCGGGAACTCGTTGTTGCCGGAAGCGAAAATGTGCTGCGCGGTGTCGGAGGCCAGAAACTCGAGGAAACGCACCGCGTTATCGTGATGCGGAGCATTCTTGGCAACGCCGGCGCCGCCAACGTTGACGTGGGTGCCACGGCCGTCCTGATTGGGGAAGATGATGCCCACTTTGCGTGCTGCTTCGCGGTCGGCGTCGTCGTCAGACTTCAGCAGGCGCACGTAGTAGTAGTGGTTGGCTACGGCCAGGTCGCATTCGCCGGTAGCAACGCCGCGAATCTGGTCAGTGTCGCCGCCTTCGGGGTCGCGAGCCATGTTGTCGACCACGCCCTGCGCCCATTCTTCAGCGCCGTCAGCGCCCTTGTGTTCAACCATGGAGGCGAGCAGCGACTGGTTGTAGATGTTGTTGGACGAACGGATGCAGACCTCGCCCTTGAACTTGGGGTCAGCGAGATCTTCGTAGCTTGCAATCTGGCTCGGGTCGAAATTTTCGCGGTTGTAGAAAATCGCCCGGGCGCGTTGGCTGAAGCCGAACCACAGGCCCTCGGGCTGATGCATGGCGTCGGGGACGCGCTCGTCGAGCAGGTCAGACTCAACGCTTTGGAAAATGCCTTCTTCCTCGGCGCGCCACAGGCGGCCGGCGTCAACGGTCATCATCACGTCGGCGGGGCTGGCCACGCCTTCGCGCTGGATGCGTTCGATCAGCTGGTCGGAACCACCTTCAAGCACGTTGACGTCAATGCCGGTTTCTTTGGTGAAGGCCTCGTACAGGCGCTCATCGGAGTCGTAATGGCGCGCCGAATACAGATTGATTTCGTCGGCCAGTGCCGAGGTGGCGAAAGCGCTACCGGCCAGAACGGCGGCCATGGAGGCGGCAATGCGTGCTGTGTTCATCGTCGAACGTCCTTATCGGTTAATGATAATGCAAAACATTACTAATCGCATCCATTTAACCGGTTTGCTCCGGCGACGTCAAGCGTTGGTAGCGGCTGATTTACCCGGCAAATTCTCGTGCCAGCCAGTCGACGACGGGGGCGATCATGGCACTGTCGGGGTTGCGCACGCTTAGACGGTAACCGTGGCTCTTGCGCGTGACATGTGGCCCCAGCGCCACCAGCTGGCCGCTGGCCAGCATGTCCCGGGTGACGTGGCTCCAGCCCAGCGCCACGCCCTGATGGTGGGTCACGGCATTAAGCAGAAGAGGGAAATTGTGGTAGGGGAAGGCCCTTTCCAGTGGCGGGGGCGGCAGCTGTGACAGCCGGCACCAGCTGGCCCAGTTCAGCCAGCGTGGATCACGCATATCAAGGTGCAGCAGAGTGATGCGCTGCAGTGCGTCGGTATCCAGCTCGGCGCCGAGATTATGCTGGCGTGCGTATTCAGGGCTACAGACCGGGAACACCTTTTCCGGCACCACCAGCGTATCGGTCAGGTCATCCTGCTGATGGGGCCCGAAACGCAGGGCGATGTCGGCTTTTTGCATCTCCGGCGCTTCGTCTCGATCAATCGGGAGCAGTCGAAAGGAGCGGTCGGGGAACGCCTGTTCGAGGCGTTCCAGTCGCGGCCGTAACCACATGTGGGTAAAGCCGGCACCCGCGGCAATGCTGACGACGGGAGATGCTTTGCGCATCCGGCAACGGAGGTCTCCGATAGCACCGCAAAGGCGTGCTAGCCCGGGGGTCAGTTCTTCGTGGAACGCTTGACCTCTGGCATTGAGAGAGAGTCGTCCGCCCCTGCGGTCAAATAGCGGACACCCCAAGCTATCCTCTAACGCGCGGATACGCTGAGAGACGGCGGGCTGTGTCATGTGCATTTCGTTCGCCGCCGCTGTCATCGAGCCGAGCCTGACGGTGGCTTCGAAGGCGATCAGGCCGCGCAGTGACGGGAAAGCCCCCAGATCCGGGGGCAGCAGGGCGGGCATGTAGAATCTCGACGCTGATCCGGCCCGGCGGCTGAGGCTCGGGGACAGGTGAGCCGCCTCTATCAGAGGCATTTATACGTCACCCAATGGGCGGCATCAACTGTCCGGTTGGCTCCCCCGAGATCAGACGGGGCTATCGAAACCGCCGGCCGGTTCCGCGCCGATTACCTCGGGATCAAAGGGCTGGCGGGCGAATACCCGGCGCAACGCAGGCTCGAAATGTTCGAGCGGGGGCGTCGGGTAATCCGGATCAAAGGATGCCTGATCGTAGCGCTCGCAGAAATCGACGCACTTCTGGTACCAGGGATGGTCACGGTAGCGTTCGCGCTGGTTCGGGTCTTCGCCAAAGTGGTGCGCATAGTAGACTTGCTGAAATAATCCGTGATGGTGAATGATCCAGGTCACCTCGGCCTTCACGTAGGGGCGAATGATGCTGGCGGCCAGCTGTGAATGATTGTAGGGCGCAAGCTCGTCCCCCAGATCATGCAGCAGGGCGGCGATCACCAGATCATCGTCGCCGCCGTCGGCCTCGGCACGCGCCGCGGATTGCAGCGAATGCTCCAGTCGACTGACCCGGTAGCCGCTCAGGCCATGCGCCAGGTGTCTCAGGGCCTTCAGAAGGCGCTCGACCAGCTCCGCGTTAAACTGATCTTCGAGCCGCTCCAGAAACCGGTATTCCTCGGCGGTACCATCTTTCATCTGTGTGAATGCCACGTGATTCATACGTAACTTTCCTCCGTTAATGCAGGTTCGCCAGCCTCTTGGCGAGCCTTGATCAGCGTTGTGGCGAAGCGCTCGCGTGGCCCGTCGCTGTCCAGGTAGCACCCCTGAAGATGCCGCCGTCCCTCCTGGGTATCGAAGGCGGTCCGGCCATGCAGCACGCGGTTGTTATCAAACAGCATCAATTCGCCGGCGTTGAGCTGGAAGCGGATTTCAAAGGCAGGATCAGCGAACAGCTCCCCAAGACGCTGACGCGCCAGATGAAACAGGCGCGTCCTGGCGGGTGACAGGTAAGGCAGGCTGTCAAGGCGCGGGCTGTAGTGTACACCGACGGGCTGCCCGTCAGCGTCGGTGCGAATCATGCAGCGGCGGGCAGTCAGCTCGGTACCGGCATCGATGAAACGATACCCGACCGGGGTGGTACGCAATAGCTCGTAGCCCTCGGGTTGCTCGTGTCTCAGCACGTCAAGCACCTTGATACTGTCGACCAGCGTGGACAGGCCGCCGTGGGTTTCGTTGATCAGACAATGCAACAGCTGGATACCGGGCACCGGGCTGCGATAGGGATTGTCGGTATGCGGGCCCAACGCCACGCTGCGATAGGCCAGGTCATTGCCGGCAGGGCGCGAATATACTTCGAAGTAGCGACCGAAATTGGTTTCCTTCACGTAGCCAAAATGTCGCCCGACTTCCAGGATGCGCTCAGGATCGGTCGGCACCCCGGTAAGAATGATGTAGCCCCGCTGCAGATAAGCGCTCAGCGCCTGATGAAAGGCCTCGTTATCGCCCATTTTCTGCCAATCGAACCGCTGGGCAGTCTGATCGATGCGGCTGTCCCAGGCAATGGCGTCGGGAAAGGTGCTGTCGCCGTCGAGTTCAACCGCCAGGGCCTCAAGATCGTAGACCTCGACGTGGCCATCGCTGAAGGAAAGCTCGGTGTGTGTCGGGCTCAAGGGCTGCGCGCTGCTCAGCGTCAGATCCGGGTCGATCCGGTGTGAATCGAAAAGCCGCTGACAGGTCAAGGCATCCAGCTGCTGCGGATCCTGGGTGCGCTCGCGTAGCCATAATGGGCTGATGGGCTCAAGGCCCGAGGGCGTCACCCGGTTGAGGGTAATGGGCGAGTCGGTAAGGATCAGTGAGGTGACGGGCATGTCCGGGCTCTCTAGCAGGATAATGGCATTTGATTGGCCATTTTTAACGTACCCGCGACGTAAACAGTAGAGGGCGGATGTTATCATCGTCATGCCTTTTTCTTATGGGAGTCCGTTACTCCCTTCGGGAAAAGATTTGGCAGAAGGATGCATCCCGCGCGCAGAAAAAATAGAATGCGAATAGCTTTCAGTTATCCAAGCGACGCTTCTGACAAACGCCGCTTACCACCAACGGCGGGATACGCATATGGCAACGACAAAAACGCCAACGGCACCCACGCACACTCTCGAGGCGACCGCGCCGGTAACGGCGCTTTCGCTCAGCGGCGTGCGCCACCGCTTTGACCAGCATGTGGTGGTCAAGGGCGTGGAGCTTACCGTGGAACCCGGCGAGGTGGTGTGCCTGCTGGGCCCCTCGGGCTGTGGCAAAACCACGCTGCTGCGCATTGCCGCGGGGCTTGAGGTGCTGCAGGAAGGGCGCGTCAGCCTCAGGGGCGACACCGTGGCCGCACCGGGCCGGCGTCATGTTCCACCGGAGAAGCGCAGCGTCGGCCTGGCGTTTCAGGACTCGGCGCTGTTTCCACA
This window encodes:
- a CDS encoding ParA family protein, with product MKLLSLFSHKGGVSKTTTTFNLGWQLADKGHKTLIVDADPQCNLTALVLDYNSVRDIEDFYKENPGSDLSAGLRPVMSGRLTGLQPGNPVKTGNDNLYLYCGNLALSEMETQMSVALTTSTAIPAIKNLPGSIGELLRLTGETHGFEYVLIDMSPSVGALNECLLMSSDYFIVPTSPDFFCAQAIKSLSNVIPKWNADVAPFRDSEIDYKIPEIPPKFIGFISQRYRPRSGAPAKSFQRWIDVIKETVSTELIPALDSIGMTITNDEFAQYSRTDEPYNLANVADFNSLIAQSQKFNVPIFALSDEQLEQSGVILDNMKESRDNFNEVFENLADELHQIMRNV
- a CDS encoding DUF2971 domain-containing protein, with product MRVLDGSVRFTQPGAFNDPFEMVPELHVPYDFEPKDIPINFDVGAPRRQPSVGELAIDFESDHCNDINSRKILSSLNQSVGILCLSKNESSLLMWSHYAGEYSGAVIEFDEEHEFFTGLFDIEYREYRPKKDIGSYLSGESPIPIAELCVKPKDWEYEQEYRIVRNLSECKKVGDYNGFPVYVKDVPMDAIKSITLGERMPVEQQREIWNKIKNTKIALNLAAIANWGYEFRKEPIKYNIPASEMNPLISPRTAHIFSELENEFGEMARSMINKHKLSDVANHTL
- a CDS encoding IS1380 family transposase: MFLTELDSRGPLAMGESLSPWTPSCNGSIRVELSGHRTTSDSGALLLREALDNSGMIDALDDHLVDHRDPDRVRHSLASQLRTLVLQRSMGWIDLSDTDTLRRDPLWQLACSDARGTTPLAQDRPSQATLSRLLTCLGRDDNIDTVHEGLLRLAVWRLTSLNGGERPEHLTLDIDGLPIDVHGHQGGSAFHGLYGARIYSPLVASLAETGDMVGGLLREGNAGPAENADTWIPHLVRRLNESTGAKVKVRIDAGFTDNDTLEALEDRDIEYLGRLRSHTGLQTLAAPHLKRPRGRPPEQPREWCHDLAYQAGTWPAPRRVVLVVQERPDDLLLHAFFLVTNLGKFDWPPEKVLALYRKRGSAEAHMGEVKSSLDMHLSSTDRGVSTVQDVMARNEVNLLLTLCAYQVLHGLRCLLERQTRQGWSLKRMREQVLKVAATLTVHARRITVHLGDAADKWWPSLLKGLPRLTALT
- a CDS encoding IS1380 family transposase, producing MFLNEHNSRGPLAMGESLSPWTPSCNGSIRVELSGHRTTSDSGALLLREALDNSGMIDALDDHLVDHRDPDRVRHSLASQLRTLVLQRSMGWIDLSDTDTLRRDPLWQLACSDARGTTPLAQDRPSQATLSRLLTCLGRDDNIDTVHEGLLRLAVWRLTSLNGGERPEHLTLDIDGLPIDVHGHQGGSAFHGLYGARIYSPLVASLAETGDMVGGLLREGNAGPAENADTWIPHLVRRLNESTGAKVKVRIDAGFTDNDTLEALEDRDIEYLGRLRSHTGLQTLAAPHLKRPRGRPPEQPREWCHDLAYQAGTWPAPRRVVLVVQERPDDLLLHAFFLVTNLGKFDWPPEKVLALYRKRGSAEAHMGEVKSSLDMHLSSTDRGVSTVQDVMARNEVNLLLTLCAYQVLHGLRCLLERQTRQGWSLKRMREQVLKVAATLTVHARRITVHLGDAADKWWPSLLKGLPRLTALT
- a CDS encoding glycine betaine ABC transporter substrate-binding protein, producing MKSCLRPSHHTALHKNAGITGLSACALGVSLLAAPLAFSAENGAEEPAAVRFAVPPWPGVTVKSQLAATLFEALGYAPKQQEIGATIAYQAMSEDELDVYLAAWLPAQQGMYDTATQGKNKLIDLGNNVDGARLGFVVPDYMHEKGITSGKDLCSKDLQDKAGGTIYSIEIGSGTSDLLADMQDNGTYCLDEWDLSETSASGMFSQAKSMMKRDEWIVFYAWTPHWASIEYAIKFLDDPKDAWGPDGGRSDVRTLITPTFADENPNATRLLEQLVFSADQQSAMISGFSYEERPPEEVALDWLRDNPAQVKAFLDGVTTRSGDPAWPAAQKALDLPDA
- a CDS encoding Fe(3+) ABC transporter substrate-binding protein; protein product: MNTARIAASMAAVLAGSAFATSALADEINLYSARHYDSDERLYEAFTKETGIDVNVLEGGSDQLIERIQREGVASPADVMMTVDAGRLWRAEEEGIFQSVESDLLDERVPDAMHQPEGLWFGFSQRARAIFYNRENFDPSQIASYEDLADPKFKGEVCIRSSNNIYNQSLLASMVEHKGADGAEEWAQGVVDNMARDPEGGDTDQIRGVATGECDLAVANHYYYVRLLKSDDDADREAARKVGIIFPNQDGRGTHVNVGGAGVAKNAPHHDNAVRFLEFLASDTAQHIFASGNNEFPVVEGIRKDPVLESWGNFKKDDVNVSVLGENNPEAVRIFDRVGWR
- a CDS encoding LysR substrate-binding domain-containing protein, producing MRKASPVVSIAAGAGFTHMWLRPRLERLEQAFPDRSFRLLPIDRDEAPEMQKADIALRFGPHQQDDLTDTLVVPEKVFPVCSPEYARQHNLGAELDTDALQRITLLHLDMRDPRWLNWASWCRLSQLPPPPLERAFPYHNFPLLLNAVTHHQGVALGWSHVTRDMLASGQLVALGPHVTRKSHGYRLSVRNPDSAMIAPVVDWLAREFAG
- a CDS encoding HD domain-containing protein — encoded protein: MNHVAFTQMKDGTAEEYRFLERLEDQFNAELVERLLKALRHLAHGLSGYRVSRLEHSLQSAARAEADGGDDDLVIAALLHDLGDELAPYNHSQLAASIIRPYVKAEVTWIIHHHGLFQQVYYAHHFGEDPNQRERYRDHPWYQKCVDFCERYDQASFDPDYPTPPLEHFEPALRRVFARQPFDPEVIGAEPAGGFDSPV
- a CDS encoding TauD/TfdA family dioxygenase; amino-acid sequence: MPVTSLILTDSPITLNRVTPSGLEPISPLWLRERTQDPQQLDALTCQRLFDSHRIDPDLTLSSAQPLSPTHTELSFSDGHVEVYDLEALAVELDGDSTFPDAIAWDSRIDQTAQRFDWQKMGDNEAFHQALSAYLQRGYIILTGVPTDPERILEVGRHFGYVKETNFGRYFEVYSRPAGNDLAYRSVALGPHTDNPYRSPVPGIQLLHCLINETHGGLSTLVDSIKVLDVLRHEQPEGYELLRTTPVGYRFIDAGTELTARRCMIRTDADGQPVGVHYSPRLDSLPYLSPARTRLFHLARQRLGELFADPAFEIRFQLNAGELMLFDNNRVLHGRTAFDTQEGRRHLQGCYLDSDGPRERFATTLIKARQEAGEPALTEESYV